A window of the Nycticebus coucang isolate mNycCou1 chromosome 3, mNycCou1.pri, whole genome shotgun sequence genome harbors these coding sequences:
- the HELLS gene encoding lymphoid-specific helicase isoform X3: protein MRWYQVEGMEWLRMLWENGINGILADEMGLGKTVQCIATIALMIQRGVPGPFLVCGPLSTLPNWMAEFKRFTPEIPTMLYHGTQEERRKLVRNIHKRHGTLQIHPVVITSFEIAMRDRNALQHCYWKYLIVDEGHRIKNMKCRLIRELKRFNADNKLLLTGTPLQNNLSELWSLLNFLLPDVFDDLKSFESWFDITSLSETAEDIISKEREQNILHMLHQILTPFLLRRLKSDVALEVPPKREVVVYAPLSQKQEIFYTAIVNRTIASMFGSSEKETVELSPTGRPKRRTRKPINYSKVDDFPNELEKLISQIQTEVDQERTVVEVNIPVESEVNLKLQNIMMLLRKCCNHPYLIEYPIDPITQEFKVDEELVTNSGKFLILDRMLPELKKRGHKVLLFSQMTRMLDILMDYCHHRNFNFSRLDGSMSYSEREKHMHNFNSDPEVFIFLVSTRAGGLGINLTAADTVIIYDSDWNPQSDLQAQDRCHRIGQTKPVVVYRLVTVNTIDQKIVERAAAKRKLEKLIIHKNHFKGGQSGLNQSKNFLDPKELMELLKSRDYEREVKGSREKVISDKDLELLLDRSDLIDQMNASRPVKEKMGIFKILENPEDSSPECLF from the exons ATGCGGTGGTACCAAGTAGAAGGCATGGAGTGGCTTAGG ATGCTTTGGGAAAATGGAATTAATGGCATTTTAGCAGATGAAATGGGATTGGGAAAGACAGTTCAGTGCATTGCTACAATTGCATTGATGATTCAGAGAGGAGTACCTGGACCTTTTCTTGTGTGTGGCCCTCTGTCTACACTTCCTAACTGGATGGCTGAGTTCAAAAGATTTACACCAGAA atCCCTACTATGTTATATCATGGAACCCAGGAGGAACGTCGAAAATTGGTAAGGAATATTCACAAACGACATGGGACACTGCAGATTCATCCTGTGGTAATTACATCATTTGAAATAGCCATGAGAGACCGAAATGCATTACAG CATTGCTACTGGAAATACTTAATAGTAGACGAAGGACACAGGATTAAGAATATGAAGTGCCGTCTAATCAGGGAGTTAAAACGATTCAATGCTGATAACAAACTTCTTTTGACTGGTACTCCCTTACAAAACAATTTGTCAGAACTTTGGTCTTTGCTAAACTTTTTGTTGCCAGATGTATTTGATGACTTGAAAAG ctttGAGTCTTGGTTTGACATCACCAGTCTTTCTGAAACTGCTGAAGATATTATTTCTAAGGAAAGAGAACAGAACATTTTGCATATGCTACACCAG ATTCTGACACCgtttttactaagaagactgaAATCTGATGTTGCTCTTGAAGTTCCTCCTAAACGAGAAGTAGTTGTTTATGCACCACTGTCACAGAAACAAGAGATCTTTTATACAGCCATTGTGAACCGCACAATTGCAAGCATGTTTGGATCCAGTGAG aaagaaacaGTTGAACTAAGTCCTACTGGGCGACCAAAACGGCGAACTAGAAAACCAATAAATTACAGCAAAGTAGATGATTTCCCTAATGAATTGGAAAAATTGATTAGTCAGATACAGACAGAGGTGGACCAAGAAAG AACCGTTGTGGAAGTGAATATCCCTGTAGAATCTGAAGTTAATCTGAAGCTGCAGAATATAATGATGCTACTTCGTAAATGCTGTAATCATCCATATTTGATTGAGTATCCTATAGACCCTATTACACAAGAGTTTAAG GTTGATGAAGAATTGGTAACAAATTCTGGGAAATTCTTAATTTTGGATCGAATGCTGCCAGAACTAAAGAAAAGAGGTCACAAG GTGCTGCTTTTTTCACAAATGACAAGGATGTTGGACATTTTGATGGATTACTGCCATCATAGAAATTTCAACTTTAGCAGGCTCGATGGGTCCATGTCGTactcagagagagaaaaacat ATGCACAACTTCAACTCAGATCCAGAAGTGTTTATCTTCTTAGTGAGTACTCGAGCTGGTGGCCTGGGCATAAATTTGACTGCAGCTGATACAGTTATCATTTATGATAGTGATTGG aACCCCCAGTCTGATCTTCAGGCCCAAGATAGATGTCATAGAATTGGCCAAACAAAGCCCGTTGTTGTGTATCGCCTTGTTACAGTAAATACTATCGATCAGAAAATTGTGGAAAGAGCAGCTGCTAAACGAAAACTGGAAAAGTTGATCATCCATAAAA atcatTTCAAAGGTGGTCAGTCTGGATTAAATCAGTCTAAGAATTTCTTAGATCctaaagaattaatggaattaTTAAAATCTAGGGATTATGAAAG gGAAGTAAAAGGATCAAGAGAGAAGGTCATTAGTGATAAAGATCTGGAATTGTTATTAGATCGAAGTGATCTCATTG atcaaATGAATGCCTCAAGACCAGTCAAAGAGAAAATGGGGATATTCAAGATACTAGAAAATCCTGAAGATTCCAGTCCTgaatgtttgttttaa